The Niallia alba genome includes a window with the following:
- a CDS encoding NAD(P)-dependent alcohol dehydrogenase, which translates to MMKKEFKEIKKKAIISEKYGTPDTLKVGEVDKPIPKDKEVLVKVYASSINFGNLALLTGKPLPVRLAFGLKKPKYRIPGGDIAGVVEAIGKDVTKLQIGNRVYGDLASSGWGAFAEYAAVDEKVLALMPSNLSFTEIAGVPMAGTTALQAIRDIGKVRAGQNVLIHGASGGVGTFAVQIAKALGAEVTAVVSTRNVDIVKSLGADHVIDYKKDYFANDSKTFDVIFGVNGSQSIFTYKKKLKENGVFIHVGGANSQFYQTMLLGPLLSLFGKKKFIPFLQRPNQQDLVFINGLIEEGKVKPVMDRSYSLKEVPKAFQYFEKGHAQGKVIITIE; encoded by the coding sequence ATTCAAGGAGATAAAGAAGAAAGCTATTATTTCGGAAAAGTATGGAACGCCAGATACGCTTAAAGTAGGGGAGGTAGATAAGCCTATACCAAAAGATAAGGAAGTGCTTGTAAAAGTTTATGCATCATCCATTAATTTTGGCAATCTTGCTCTTTTAACAGGAAAACCGCTGCCAGTGCGGTTGGCATTTGGACTTAAGAAACCGAAATATCGTATTCCTGGTGGGGACATTGCAGGAGTAGTGGAGGCTATAGGGAAGGATGTTACTAAACTACAGATTGGGAATCGGGTATATGGTGACTTAGCTAGTAGCGGCTGGGGTGCCTTTGCAGAGTATGCTGCTGTGGATGAAAAAGTATTGGCTTTAATGCCTAGTAATCTATCGTTTACAGAAATAGCCGGCGTCCCAATGGCAGGAACCACTGCACTACAAGCGATTAGAGATATAGGGAAGGTAAGGGCTGGACAAAATGTACTAATTCATGGCGCCTCAGGTGGTGTAGGAACATTTGCTGTCCAAATCGCAAAGGCATTGGGGGCAGAAGTAACGGCGGTGGTCAGTACTAGAAACGTAGATATTGTAAAATCCCTTGGTGCTGACCATGTGATTGATTATAAAAAAGACTACTTTGCGAATGATAGCAAGACCTTTGATGTGATTTTCGGAGTGAACGGATCCCAATCTATTTTTACCTATAAGAAAAAGCTAAAAGAAAATGGCGTATTCATTCATGTTGGTGGAGCTAATAGTCAATTCTATCAAACGATGCTATTAGGTCCCTTGTTATCCCTATTTGGAAAAAAGAAATTTATCCCCTTCCTGCAGAGACCAAATCAACAAGATTTAGTTTTTATAAATGGGCTAATAGAAGAAGGGAAAGTAAAGCCAGTAATGGATAGAAGCTATTCTCTAAAGGAGGTTCCAAAAGCATTTCAATATTTCGAAAAAGGGCATGCACAGGGAAAAGTGATTATTACAATAGAATAG